The Rhizoctonia solani chromosome 4, complete sequence genome contains a region encoding:
- a CDS encoding kinesin motor domain protein — protein sequence MSAPVRIACRVRPFINSESQDDSVEVLDSSSLSVVNPVDAGKRFRFNFTSVHGQDATQEQVFESDVRPLLPSVFTGHTLTIFAYGVTSSGKTHTMQGSATQPGIIPRVMEALFERKVNMRSNVKFELSYMEIYKDDVFDLMVSTRGTKLPVREDGKGKVFVANLTETPIESTDEFDTHFIAACKGRSVAATNFNRASSRSHAILGIKVSVTENYPGAPTLTGKVNLVDLAGSENNKMTGNDSIRMAESAAINKSLSVLGQVVHALNQRASRIPYRDSKLTRILQDALGGTSISLLICNIAPGAKFKQDTLNTLNFATRTKEIENRPVRSSSTCTAPTPAPVPSLLTSGSRRSLGIGRPRASLATSSSHGSLPISVSTSGIPAPGGHSRRLSMGATGTRHVSAGPTGSAAGVVGTSRIQAPKQGRRASSVGYGSHSRRSSVSSVNNTGGGEVVGFTEEEMEARIASAVEAALAKREEELREKAREELRLLEEERKRLEEEGKRIDELKRQEEERKQKEEAERQRRAEEEEERKRTEQEERRRQEREILKQQEEEWQRRRAAEAEDSHGGPPSYTSVAGASSHLGNKTVEVEMATPSIRRHANLSLLTPRVDFLDQSREPTDAEIAINMDYTTRKKVAKSLIKRARMYQQQDDLPTALQYYLKAQPYAADNLKLQHRIDKIREAIETGRAFVPSPPPEGTSQYNCDSLAFRTVQTPSRKRGRMSALHEMTNSAVEDEDTEMPDVDEMGIKRRRSLEC from the exons ATGTCTGCTCCAGTACGAATCGCATGCCGGGTCCGCCCATTCATCAACAGCGAGTCTCAAGACGACTCGGTCGAGGTTCTTGATAGCTCCAGTCTTTCAGTCGTCAACCCCGTAGACGCAGGGAAGCGGTTCCGTTTCAA CTTCACATCTGTGCACGGCCAAGATGCTACTCAAGAACAAGTGTTCGAGAGCGATGTCCGCCCTCTGCTTCCGAGTGTATTCACTGGTCAT ACATTGACCATCTTCGCCTATGGTGTCACATCTTCGGGCAAAACACATACTATGCAAGGTAGTGCAACACAACCAGGTATCATTCCTCGTGTTATGGAG GCACTCTTTGAGCGTAAGGTTAATATGCGTTCTAATGTCAAGTTCGAGCTCTCGTACATGGAGATATACAAAGACGATGTGTTTGACCTCATGGTGTCCACCAGG GGGACAAAGCTGCCCGTACGAGAGGATGGTAAGGGGAAGGTGTTTGTAGCAAACTTGACCGAAACCCCTATTGAGTCTACGGATGAGTTTGATACGCATTTCAT TGCCGCATGCAAAGGTCGATCTGTCGCGGCGACTAACTTCAACCGAGCGTCCAGTCGATCGCACGCCATACTAGGCATCAAGGTTTCCGTAACTGAAAACTACCCTGGAGCTCCAA CTCTTACGGGCAAGGTTAATTTGGTCGACCTAGCCGGATCAGAAAATAACAAG ATGACTGGAAATGACTCCATCAGGATGGCAGAGTCAGCTGCCATCAACAAATCGCTTTCAGTTCTTGGACAAGTTGTACATGCCCTCAACCAGCGTGCATCCCGTATCCCATACCG AGACTCGAAGCTCACCCGCATTCTTCAAGATGCATTGGGAGGGACTTCAATTAGCTTGTTGATATGTAACATTGCACCAGGAGCAAAGTTTAAGCAGGATACACTCAACACTCTGAACTTTGCCACCCGAACTAAGGAGATTGAAAATCGTCCGGTC CGCAGCTCCTCCACCTGCACTGCACCGACACCTGCACCAGTGCCTTCGCTATTGACCTCTGGCTCTCGCCGTAGCCTTGGTATTGGGCGACCTCGCGCATCACTTGCTACCTCATCTTCACACGGTAGTCTTCCTATTTCCGTCTCAACCAGCGGTATTCCTGCCCCTGGTGGCCACTCTCGTCGTCTTTCTATGGGTGCCACGGGTACCAGGCATGTTTCGGCTGGCCCGACCGGATCTGCCGCTGGTGTGGTGGGGACGAGTCGTATACAAGCTCCCAAACAAGGACGACGGGCAAGCAGTGTTGGATATGGAAGCCATAGCCGCCGATCTAGTGTGTCTAGCGTCAATAATACTGGCGGGGGTGAAGTCGTTGGGTTTACAGAAGAGGAAATGGAAGCCAGG ATTGCGAGCGCTGTGGAAGCTGCACTTGCGAAACGCGAGGAAGAACTACGGGAAAAGGCTCGCGAGGAATTGCGCCTATTGGAAGAAGAGCGTAAACGATTGGAAGAAGAGGGGAAACGCATAGACGAACTGAAacgacaagaagaagaacgaAAGCAAAAGGAGGAGGCAGAAAGGCAACGAAGggcagaggaagaagaggaacgaAAGCGCACCGAGCAAGAAGAGCGACGCCGGCAAGAACGTGAGATTCTCAAACAACAAGAGGAAGAGTGGCAACGTCGAAGGGCCGCGGAAGCCGAGGACTCGCATGGTGGCCCCCCGTCGTATACATCTGTTGCTGGAGCCAGCTCTCATCTCGGCAACAAAACTGTGGAAGTAGAAATGGCTACCCCCTCGATCCGCCGCCACGCGAATCTCTCCCTCCTTACTCCCCGGGTAGACTTCTTGGATCAGAG CCGTGAACCTACCGATGCAGAAATTGCTATCAACATGGACTACACTACAAGGAAAAAGGTTGCAAAGTCCCTCATTAAGCGTGCACGGATGTACCAGCAACA GGACGACTTGCCTACGGCTTTGCAGTATTACCTCAAAGCTCAGCCATATGCGGCCGATAACTTGAAACTTCAACATCG TATTGACAAGATACGAGAAGCCATTGAGACTGGACGAGCGTTTGTGCCCTCCCCACCACCCGAGGGGACCAGCCAATACAACTGTGATTCTCTAGCATTCAGGACGGTTCAAACGCCCTCACGTAAACGTGGGCGCATGAGCGCGTTGCATGAAATGACCAATTCTGCTGTTGAGGATGAAGATACGGAGATGCCTGACGTAGACGAGATGGGAATAAAGCGACGCCGCTCCCTGGAATGTTAA
- a CDS encoding reovirus sigma C capsid domain-containing protein: protein MARHRSARPSVASMVSTTSTNGTRSRSKLSYEQSALLTLAENSLKRQKKPLNISAIVKDAERRAQEQGLSLGVQARTRIKKAVEKLSDNGAITEAPRKGRAPFQYSLTPKAVKAFNDAKSHRRSNIGIAKEMSDTLKGNDRPTKRRRSSMSAGVISSSQPSQHATIEKLKLELAVARSEIKSLKQSNQSLLDQQLDDDDDYDTFGSPTRKALSSQRSVVDSPIRPSGKKGLSFLGRHTRPTTPEPTEHGSPEYEAPEDIDYTNGIDAEREFTPPNSSPPDAMISRFEQFEQEPQILQERAQTEIKLKQHEASVSELTLEKARMAEEIATLKNQVQHERGIVAHLTQEKHEADLVRVELTQAYKDHDSTRRDLVQLEREKVDLEARCASMNLSQQELKILVSKAEVDIKAHMDIQSQLRATLISTNQELETANTSLLSSQEEARRLTESLAVAEATIAVLNENVSARESSYKDLQETQSLAAEQLRTLRSEVQSLRDTLSFAEDRATTAEAIAAERNLQIGGLQADREAMQTTVIGLREQKEELARENVTLMSRIKGSDALVADLRTQVEHMSSEAGALQGLVVDLRSSLDAAQLEKDAAEAKFEIKRSELSHRIADCEKANLEATRATEKLQDDLKASNSQLSDRKAEIIRLNSSLAGLRSEIKVLKDAKDIISSKLHSSVEETKKLNQRAGELQRQDEANIQEINRLKADLVHHKNSIEEHQDVISKLELQLDSLRNHKIESLRKRRARVEAEAKRLKDEEAELTQEAIDVDQWDETLSQSRAARSSLAPSFAIMSSP, encoded by the exons ATGGCACGCCACCGTTCAGCTAGGCCCAGTGTCGCCTCAATGGTATCTACGACAAGCACGAACGGGACTCGCTCACGATCAAAGCTATCGTATGAGCAAA GCGCCCTACTTACCTTGGCTGAGAATAGCTTAAAAAGACAGAAGAAGCCACTCAACATATCAGCTATTGTTAAGGATG CCGAACGTCGAGCTCAAGAGCAAGGGCTCTCGCTTGGAGTTCAAGCCCGAACTAGAATAAAAAAAGCCGTCGAGAAACTG AGTGACAATGGTGCGATCACTGAGGCTCCTCGTAAAGGCCGAGCGCCGTTTCAGTACAGTTTAACACCCAAGGCAGTTAAAGC ATTTAACGATGCCAAATCCCATCGACGATCTAATATTGGGATAGCCAAGGAGATGTCCGACACACTCAAAG GCAACGATCGTCCCACCAAGCGTCGCCGCAGTAGCATGTCCGCGGGGGTGATATCATCGTCTCAACCTTCCCAACATGCCACCATCGAGAAGTTGAAACTTGAGCTTGCTGTTGCTCGGTCTGAAATCAAATCGCTGAAGCAATCAAACCAGAGCCTCTTGGACCAACAATtagacgacgatgacgactACGATACCTTTGGGTCGCCTACACGGAAAGCTCTATCATCACAGAGATCTGTAGTAGATAGTCCCATTCGCCCTTCTGGTAAGAAAGGGCTTTCGTTCCTTGGTCGCCACACCCGGCCAACAACCCCAGAACCTACCGAACATGGGTCTCCTGAATACGAAGCCCCTGAGGACATCGATTATACAAATGGGATAGATGCAGAACGGGAATTTACACCTCCAAACTCATCACCTCCCGATGCTATGATCTCTCGATTTGAACAATTTGAACAGGAGCCTCAGATCTTGCAGGAAAGAGCTCAAACGGAAATAAAA CTCAAGCAGCACGAGGCGTCCGTATCGGAATTAACCCTCGAAAAGGCACGAATGGCAGAAGAAATTGCCACGCTGAAGAATCAAGTACAACATGAACGGGGGATTGTTGCTCATTTGACCCAGGAGAAACATGAAGCAGACCTAGTCCGAGTCGAGCTAACACAAGCCTACAAAGACCACGATTCGACTCGCCGAGACCTTGTGCAACTCGAGCGCGAAAAAGTCGATCTGGAGGCCAGGTGTGCGTCAATGAACCTCTCCCAGCAGGAGCTGAAGATTCTTGTTTCAAAGGCAGAGGTTGATATCAAGGCCCATATGGATATTCAGTCACAACTACGCGCCACATTGATTAGCACGAATCAGGAGCTCGAAACAGCCAACACTTCCCTTCTGTCATCGCAAGAAGAAGCCCGTAGACTTACTGAGAGTCTGGCAGTTGCCGAAGCTACGATAGCTGTCTTGAACGAAAATGTCTCGGCTCGGGAATCCTCCTACAAAGACCTCCAGGAAACTCAATCGTTAGCCGCGGAGCAACTTCGCACTCTTCGGAGCGAGGTGCAGTCTTTACGTGACACCCTTTCATTCGCCGAGGACCGTGCCACAACTGCTGAAGCTATTGCTGCTGAGCGCAATTTACAGATCGGGGGTCTCCAAGCCGATCGAGAGGCTATGCAGACCACCGTTATTGGCCTTCGTGAGCAGAAAGAGGAACTCGCAAGGGAGAACGTTACCTTGATGTCTCGTATAAAAGGTTCGGATGCCTTGGTGGCCGATCTGCGCACTCAGGTGGAACACATGTCTTCCGAGGCAGGAGCCCTGCAAGGTCTGGTTGTAGATTTGCGGTCATCTCTCGACGCTGCACAGCTGGAAAAGGATGCAGCCGAAGCCAAGTTCGAAATCAAGCGTTCTGAATTAAGCCATCGCATCGCCGATTGCGAAAAAGCCAACTTGGAGGCCACGCGAGCCACAGAGAAACTTCAAGACGACCTCAAAGCCAGTAACAGCCAGCTTTCCGATCGTAAGGCAGAAATTATCCGGCTTAACTCGTCTCTTGCCGGATTAAGGTCCGAAATCAAAGTTCTCAAGGACGCCAAAGACATTATTTCAAGCAAGTTGCATAGCTCAGTCGAAGAGACAAAGAAACTCAATCAACGGGCGGGCGAACTTCAGAGGCAAGATGAAGCGAATATTCAGGAGATCAACCGGCTAAAGGCGGACCTCGTCCATCACAAGAACTCTATCGAAGAACATCAAGATGTTATTTCCAAGCTCGAGCTACAGCTTGATAGTCTACGAAACCATAAGATCGAAAGTTTGCGCAAGCGCCGAGCTAGGGTCGAAGCCGAAGCAAAGCGCTTGAAGGATGAGGAGGCAGAGCTCACTCAAGAAGCGATTGATGTGGACCAGTGGGAT GAGACCCTATCTCAGTCTCGCGCTGCGAGGTCGAGTTTGGCCCCAAGCTTCGCAATCATGTCATCCCCATGA
- a CDS encoding glycoside hydrolase family 88 protein has translation MATNNPTSHLSRKDVEGHIHKLIDSLVNIKDETGEFLLKLDDGRVIDTKGWNDWEWTHGVGLYGLLKLHEITGDESALKIALKWFEDRLPVGTTKNVNTMAPFLTAAYLHERGYAQYSAYLDSWAEWVMYTMPRTEEGGLQHMTYIDEHFGQLWDDTLMMSVLPLAKIGLVLNRPHYVEEAKRQFMVHTKYLADRETGLWFHGWTFDGRHNFANARWARGNCWITVSIPDFIELLNLQPGDGLREFLVSTLKAQIDALVKYQDPKTGLWHTLIDDPNSYVESSATAGFAYGILKAVRTRLLPNDPVYITSAKKAIAGVINCITPKGELEQCSFGTPVFKDLDGYRKIPITSMPYGQALALLALTEQLRTHL, from the exons ATGGCTACGAACAACCCCACTTCCCATCTCTCTCGCAAGGATGTCGAAGGACACATCCACAAACTCATTGACTCGCTCGTGAACATCAAAGATGAGACTGGAGAGTTTTTGTTGAAACTTGATGATGGTCGAGTAATTGATACCAAGGGATGGAATGACTGGGAG TGGACCCACGGTGTCGGTCTCTATGGCTTGCTTAAGCTGCATGAAATTACTGGAGACGAATCCGCACTCAAGATTGCTCTCAAATGGTTTGAAGACCGCCTACCCGTGGGGACAACCAAGAACGTGAACACAATGGCACCGTTCTTGACTGCTGCATATCTCCACGAACGGGGCTATGCCCAGTACTCCGCGTACCTTGATTCATGGGCTGAGTGGGTTATGTACACTATGCCACGAACCGAGGAGGGCGGACTACAGCACATGACCTACATAGATGAACACTTTGGTCAACTTTGGGATGATACTCTGATGATGAGTGTCCTGCCCCTAGCCAAGATTGGATTGGTACTTAATCGCCCCCATTATGTGGAGGAGGCAAAGCGGCAATTCATGGTACACACAAAATACCTTGCGGACAGGGAGACTGGTTTATGGTTCCATG GCTGGACATTCGATGGTCGACACAATTTTGCCAATGCCCGATGGGCGCGTGGAAACTGCTGGATAACGGTTTCCATTCCGGATTTCATCGAGCTGCTGAACCTCCAGCCGGGTGACGGTCTGCGCGAATTCCTCGTCAGTACTCTCAAAGCTCAAATTGATGCCCTCGTCAAGTACCAAGATCCTAAGACCGGACTATGGCATACATTGATCGATGACCCCAACTCATACGTCGAATCGAGTGCCACTGCTGGGTTTGCATACGGAATCTTAAAGGCCGTGAGGACACGACTTCTTCCCAATGACCCCGTGTACATTACTTCTGCCAAGAAGGCTATCGCAGGGGTCATCAATTGCATTACGCCTAAGGGAGAGCTGGAGCAATGTAGCTTCGGGACCCCGGTTTTCAAGGATCTGGATGGATACAGGAAGATTCCGATTACTTC GATGCCATACGGTCAAGCACTTGCCCTTCTTGCCTTGACGGAGCAGCTTAGGACACACCTGTAA
- a CDS encoding cysteine-rich Secretory family protein has translation MVHFAASILALVVAAGSASAHWRDGAPNATEIHMTGTHLGFNATSLLSSRAVPQQQDYLNAHNNERAKHGAKALVWDNSLSTSAQAWANQCKFEHSQAGQNLAAGTGNPSAATAVGWWNAESKDYNPSNPQYSHWTQVVWKSTTKLGCAMKQCAPGTIFDASYVANYFVCHYSPYGNVIGQFSQNVQK, from the exons ATGGTTCATTTCGCTGCCTCTATCCTTGCATTGGTCGTTGCTGCCGGTTCCGCCTCTGCTCACTGGCGCGATGGGGCCCCTAATGCCACTGAGATCCATATGACTGGAACTCATCTTGGATTCAATGCGACTTCACTCCTCTCTTCTCGCGCTGTGCCACAGCAGCAAGACTACCTCAATGCACACAATAATGAGCGTGCCAAGCACGGGGCCAAAGCACTCGTTTGGGATAATTCTCTCAGCACTTCCGCTCAGGCTTGGGCCAATCAATGCAAGTTCGAA CATAGCCAAGCTGGCCAGAACCTTGCTGCCGGGACTGGCAACCCAAGTGCCGCCACAGCAGTTGGTTGGTGGAATGCCGAGTCTA AGGACTATAACCCAAGCAACCCCCAGTACTCACACTGGACTCAGGTGGTGTGGAAGTCAACCACTAAGCTCGGATGTGCTATGAAGCAGTGTGCACCAGGAACAATTTTTGATGCTAGCTAC GTCGCCAATTACTTTGTCTGCCACTATAGCCCATATGGCAATGTGATCGGCCAGTTCTC ACAAAACGTTCAGAAGTAA
- a CDS encoding isochorismatase domain-containing protein 2: MSVRPSVLHTTTYGSLHTWIEDPSGLVDLSPNSSRGLEFAVLGDRRVRVDPGKTALVIVDMQNYFLHPELRDHPTGLECVKPLGEVLPVLRKAGVHIIWLNWGLEESDLALIPPCISRCFSKPKLGKWIDPPGLGADLGPKYGRILMKGEWNTRLYEGLEYEAQDSWVNKTRMSGFQGSSDSELERKLKEMGIRTLLFAGVNADQCVLGTVTEAFSRGYDAVVIEDLVATTSPDGGKSNLVFNALHCYGFVTTSQHLLSVK, encoded by the exons ATGAGCGTCCGCCCCTCAGTATTGCACACGACCACATATGGCTCGCTTCATACATGGATCGAAGATCCGTCCGGCCTGGTAGATCTCTCCCCAAATTCTTCGCGAGGCCTTGAATTCGCTGTCCTTGGAGATCGTAGGGTTAGAGTAGATCCAGGCAAAACcgcattggtgatagtggaTATGCAAAA TTACTTTCTACACCCGGAGCTTCGAGACCATCCCACAGGGTTGGAGTGCGTGAAACCGTTAGGGGAAGTACTACCCGTACTTAGAAAGGCCGGTGTCCATATCATTTGGCT AAATTGGGGCCTGGAAGAATCAGATCTAGCTCTGATTCCTCCTTGCATCTCTCGCTGTTTCTCGAAGCCTAAACTAGGAAAATGGATAGATCCACCAGGACTTGGAGCGGACCTTGGCCCGAAATACGGCAGAATACTGATGAAAGGAGAATGGAATACGAGGTTGTACGAAGGTTTAGAGTATGAGGCTCAAGACTCGTGGGTAAACAAGACACG TATGTCAGGCTTTCAAGGATCTTCTGACTCCGAGTTGGAGAGAAAGTTGAAAGAGATGGGGATTAGGACGTTGCTATTTGCCGGCGTCAACGCCGATCAA TGTGTGTTAGGAACAGTGACGGAAGCATTCAGTCGTGGATATGACGCTGTAGTCATAGAAGATTTGGTGGCTACTACATCGCCAGATGGCGGAAAGAGCAATCTTGTATTCAATGCCCTCCAT TGCTATGGCTTTGTGACAACCAGCCAGCACCTTCTTTCCGTTAAATAA
- a CDS encoding reovirus sigma C capsid domain-containing protein, producing the protein MSPPVAATEYPYSGDLHSNSFDGDKLSLCSSDHHVPPFLPTAGLYPSPYRVSTAAAFADINRALDVRSLRNSVHATFEAGQTPLSLSSHRTNSSSSRNQAPLPDHMGRIRSYSRPDYPRRVTSSETESEQLFDDDNSTKCAARIRRTVCVVPGGDTAVAGGQTKYFLSRSREKWIPRRKDVHKSAGTRAMDFVITAPNGKRSSKKMRGTDCVIM; encoded by the coding sequence ATGAGTCCTCCTGTCGCCGCTACCGAATACCCTTACTCAGGCGACTTGCATTCCAATTCATTCGACGGAGACAAATTATCATTGTGCTCATCAGATCATCATGTTCCACCTTTCCTACCAACGGCTGGTCTTTATCCTTCACCATACCGAGTCTCGACGGCAGCAGCCTTTGCCGATATAAATCGAGCTCTGGACGTCCGATCGTTGAGAAATTCTGTACATGCCACTTTTGAGGCCGGCCAGACGCCTCTTTCGCTTTCATCGCATAGAACGAATTCAAGTTCCTCAAGAAATCAAGCTCCTCTGCCAGACCACATGGGCAGGATACGTTCTTATTCACGCCCCGATTATCCAAGAAGGGTGACGAGCTCTGAGACAGAGTCAGAACAGTTATTTGATGATGACAACAGCACCAAGTGTGCAGCACGAATCCGTCGAACAGTATGCGTGGTGCCGGGTGGGGATACTGCAGTTGCCGGAGGCCAGACCAAGTATTTTTTATCGAGGTCCCGTGAAAAATGGATTCCGAGAAGAAAGGATGTGCACAAGTCCGCAGGAACTAGGGCGATGGATTTTGTGATAACTGCCCCAAACGGCAAGAGGTCATCGAAGAAGATGAGAGGAACAGATTGTGTTATCATGTGA